The following are encoded together in the Tursiops truncatus isolate mTurTru1 chromosome 10, mTurTru1.mat.Y, whole genome shotgun sequence genome:
- the LOC117313781 gene encoding tubulin beta-2B chain: MREIVHIQAGQCGNQIGAKFWEVISDEHGIDPTGSYHGDSDLQLERINVYYNEATGNKYVPRAILVDLEPGTMDSVRSGPFGQIFRPDNFVFGQSGAGNNWAKGHYTEGAELVDSVLDVVRKESESCDCLQGFQLTHSLGGGTGSGMGTLLISKIREEYPDRIMNTFSVMPSPKVSDTVVEPYNATLSVHQLVENTDETYCIDNEALYDICFRTLKLTTPTYGDLNHLVSATMSGVTTCLRFPGQLNADLRKLAVNMVPFPRLHFFMPGFAPLTSRGSQQYRALTVPELTQQMFDSKNMMAACDPRHGRYLTVAAIFRGRMSMKEVDEQMLNVQNKNSSYFVEWIPNNVKTAVCDIPPRGLKMSATFIGNSTAIQELFKRISEQFTAMFRRKAFLHWYTGEGMDEMEFTEAESNMNDLVSEYQQYQDATADEQGEFEEEEGEDEA; encoded by the exons ATGCGTGAGATTGTGCACATCCAGGCGGGCCAGTGCGGCAACCAGATCGGCGCCAAG TTTTGGGAGGTCATCAGCGATGAGCATGGGATCGACCCCACCGGCAGTTACCATGGAGACAGTGACCTGCAGCTGGAGAGAATCAACGTGTACTACAATGAAGCCACTG GTAACAAATACGTGCCTCGGGCCATCCTGGTGGATCTGGAGCCGGGCACCATGGACTCGGTCAGGTCTGGACCCTTCGGCCAGATCTTCAGGCCCGACAACTTCGTGTTTG GCCAGAGCGGTGCCGGCAACAACTGGGCCAAGGGCCACTACACGGAGGGCGCGGAGCTGGTGGACTCGGTCCTGGACGTGGTCCGGAAGGAGTCAGAAAGCTGTGACTGTCTGCAGGGCTTCCAGCTGACCCACTCGCTGGGGGGTGGCACCGGGTCCGGGATGGGCACCCTCCTCATCAGCAAGATCCGCGAGGAGTACCCCGACCGCATCATGAACACCTTCAGCGTGATGCCCTCGCCCAAGGTGTCGGACACGGTGGTGGAGCCCTACAACGCCACGCTGTCCGTGCACCAGCTGGTGGAGAACACGGACGAGACCTACTGCATCGACAACGAGGCGCTGTACGACATCTGCTTCCGCACCCTGAAGCTGACCACGCCCACCTACGGGGACCTCAACCACCTGGTGTCGGCCACCATGAGCGGGGTCACCACGTGCCTGCGCTTCCCGGGCCAGCTCAACGCCGACCTGCGCAAGCTGGCCGTGAACATGGTGCCCTTCCCGCGCCTGCACTTCTTCATGCCCGGCTTCGCGCCGCTGACCAGCCGGGGCAGCCAGCAGTACCGCGCGCTGACGGTGCCCGAGCTCACGCAGCAGATGTTCGACTCCAAGAACATGATGGCCGCCTGCGACCCGCGCCACGGCCGCTACCTGACCGTGGCCGCCATCTTCCGGGGCCGCATGTCCATGAAGGAGGTGGACGAGCAGATGCTCAACGTGCAGAACAAGAACAGCAGCTACTTCGTCGAGTGGATCCCCAACAACGTGAAGACGGCCGTGTGCGACATCCCGCCCCGCGGGCTCAAGATGTCGGCCACCTTCATCGGCAACAGCACGGCCATCCAGGAGCTGTTCAAGCGCATCTCGGAGCAGTTCACGGCCATGTTCCGCCGCAAGGCCTTCCTGCACTGGTACACGGGCGAGGGCATGGACGAGATGGAGTTCACCGAGGCCGAGAGCAACATGAACGACCTGGTGTCCGAGTACCAGCAGTACCAGGACGCCACGGCCGACGAGCAGGGGGAGtttgaggaggaggagggcgaGGACGAGGCCTGA